From the Moraxella sp. FZFQ2102 genome, the window ACATAGGCGACATCCCACGGCTTAAGCTCATCAATGCCTAACGATTTGGCAAAATCCTGCAATTCGGCATATTCTGCCAATGCTTTTGGCTTGGCTTTGTTTGATAAATCTAACAAAAACGCTTCGATTTCTTGGCTGTTTTCTGCCATCTTGGTGGCGAGCGAATATTCACTATAATCTGCCATGCCAAGCAATTTGGCTTTTTGGGTACGCAGATTGATGATGTCGGTCATGAGTGGGGAATTATCAAAGTCTTTGGTATCAGGGCTTTGGTCGGATGCACGAGTATTGTAGGCGTGATAAATCTCTTCACGCAGTGCACGGCTATCAGCAAAGCTAATCACCGCCAAATACATCGGAATATCAAGTGTCGCTACATAATCACTTGGTAAATTAACATCAGGATGGCTAGCACGATAAGCATCACCAGCGGCCTTGAGTAGTGCCAAGCCATTGTCGCTAATGCCTGATAGCTCATCAGCAGTCAGTGGGCGAGCATAGTGGCGAGTGGCATCCATCAGATTATCCGAAAATTTGGCGGATAGTAGGCTAAGCTTACTTTGAATGTCGGCAAATTCGGCTTTTTTGGCGTCATCAAGCGCCACGCCTGATAGCACAAAGCTTTGTAGGGCTTTTTTGATGGCTTGGCGTTGGGCGTCACTTTGGTGCTCATTTGGCAATTGTTCAAAGCCGTCATGCACGGTCTGATACAGCTGATACAGCGCTTTTGATTGACCCACACGAGTGCCAAAGGCAGACAGCTTGGGCAGTACTTCATGATGTGCATGGCGGATGTCGTCAGTGCTTGCCACGCTATTTAGGTGTGATAATACGCCAAACGCACGCTCAATGGTACGGCTAAGTGTATTAAAAGTTTCAATTTGTGCAAAAGCATCGCCCACGCTCACATCGCCATCCATCGCTTCGATGGCATCAAGCTTGTCGGTGGCGGTTTGTAGTGCTTGTTCGGTCAGGGTTTGTAAGGTGCTTGGTGTGGCTTTATCAAAATCCACCAATGCCAAGCGAGCATCCAGTGGGCTTGTGGTCAAATCAATCGTAGTCATCGTCATTGTATCCCAATTATCAAAAAAAGCTGGTTCTATTATGC encodes:
- a CDS encoding M3 family metallopeptidase, yielding MTMTTIDLTTSPLDARLALVDFDKATPSTLQTLTEQALQTATDKLDAIEAMDGDVSVGDAFAQIETFNTLSRTIERAFGVLSHLNSVASTDDIRHAHHEVLPKLSAFGTRVGQSKALYQLYQTVHDGFEQLPNEHQSDAQRQAIKKALQSFVLSGVALDDAKKAEFADIQSKLSLLSAKFSDNLMDATRHYARPLTADELSGISDNGLALLKAAGDAYRASHPDVNLPSDYVATLDIPMYLAVISFADSRALREEIYHAYNTRASDQSPDTKDFDNSPLMTDIINLRTQKAKLLGMADYSEYSLATKMAENSQEIEAFLLDLSNKAKPKALAEYAELQDFAKSLGIDELKPWDVAYVSEKIRQAKFSLTSDELRPYFPLPVVLDGLFDICRTLFGVVISVADKQAYTAWHDDVLFCQLSDENSGELLGGLYLDLFARSGKQGGAWLDDFQKRNEQGDSITLPVGFIVGNFAPPVNDKPSLLSFDEANTLFHEFGHALHHLLTEVGVADVAGISGVEWDAVELPSQFMENFAITDEGLQKISRHIDTGEPLPSDKKDALIRTKNFQTGLQTLRQMEFGLYDLRLHTQSMANFGHVSYADILSVADAVRQEIAVVMPPAYQRFGNGFSHIFAGGYACGYYSYIWAEVLSADAFGKFEEDGVFNSATGRTFRAEILARGSSRDAKDNYQAFRGRKATNEALLRHRGLA